TGCTAAACAACTCCAGCAAATTTTGACCGAAATGGAGGACAACTTCAGTCCAGAGAATCGTGAAAAGTACTTAGAGTTAGACACAAACTTCCACAAGAGCTTTTTCAGCTATGCCGAAAGTAGATTCCTGCTTCAACATTACGAAAATATCAATGCTATCATTGAGACTGTACGCCACTACATTTCTGGGACTGATGCAGCAACGGGTAATGCTTATGAGGATCACAAAAAGATTACGGAATGTCTCATCAATAGTGATCTTGTGGGGGCACTGGGACATTTAGAGGTGCACATTGTCAACTGGTCCAAACGAAGTAATTTAAAGGCAAATCTCTTGGAGGTGATGAAGTAAACGAAAGGCAATAGTTTTCACTTCCTGCCAATTTTCTCTTGCCATCCTCTCCCTCCAAGAGTACCAAATTTGCTGAATGTTTCACCGAGTCAATCATATTCCAAAGAACCCTAGTAACGAATCTGCATGAGTGCCGCAACCCGACAGCCCATCCGATTGCAAGACTACA
The window above is part of the SAR324 cluster bacterium genome. Proteins encoded here:
- a CDS encoding GntR family transcriptional regulator — protein: MITWQESNIERPKSLVQIAADSIRRGIILSELVLGQPLTEAGLAKTLGISKTPVREGLSLLRSEGLVVAEPHRGYRVFSMTQEELVDFCELRFALESQALRYAVQRQPSKLAKQLQQILTEMEDNFSPENREKYLELDTNFHKSFFSYAESRFLLQHYENINAIIETVRHYISGTDAATGNAYEDHKKITECLINSDLVGALGHLEVHIVNWSKRSNLKANLLEVMK